One segment of Dromaius novaehollandiae isolate bDroNov1 chromosome Z, bDroNov1.hap1, whole genome shotgun sequence DNA contains the following:
- the LOC135324870 gene encoding uncharacterized protein LOC135324870 encodes MGIDSLTREKNWRRLGRGCSGAELVPGKWACWGPSLPCAEALLCALATQQEEKQELQDTALELRSDNVALSQRCCSSRQQLQGLQELLPQLEEKQRSAQLQEQLREQEERAKGSPGALCCSGSASGCQRRYRGGHGGSEQHVVGRETPLPAGGQGYVATGAPVAMEVCAGPSQPCCLQQAADGAGAPGGGVCVARAAGSPAGKGERQRQGQSRTARWWHLAGERASTQPHAAAHMCPLSVALQEREELAKRCGLTTWLKRLCVLFVCLELLVICVLGAVVLYASQCERELLYRLLLWLLPEQSYARLAYLLAESLAVCSEGLLPF; translated from the exons ATGGGAATCGACAGCCTCACCAGGGAGAAGAACTGGCGGCGACTTGGCAGAGGGTGCAGCGGAGCTGAGCTGGTCCCTGGCAAATGG gcttgctgggggccgtctttgccctgcgctgaagccctgctctgtgccttggccacgcagcaggaggagaagcaggagctgcaggacactgccctGGAGCTGCGCAGCGACAATGTCGCcctcagccagcgctgctgcagcagccgccagcagctgcagggcctgcaggagctgctgccacagctggag gagaaacagcgctcggcccagctgcaggagcagctacgGGAGCAGGAGGAACGGGCAAAG gggtctccaggggctctgtgctgcagcggGAGTGCCAGTGGGTGCCAGCGCCGGTACCGGGGAGGGCATGGGGGCTCTGAGCAGCATGTGGTGGGACGGGagacccccctccctgccggtGGGCAGGGGTATGTTGCGACGGGAGCGCCGGTGGCCATGGAGGTGTGTGCTGGTCCAagccagccctgttgcctgcagcaagcagcagacggagcaggagcccctggaggaggggtctgtgttgccagagctgctggaagcccagctggtaagggggagaggcagcgccAAGGGCAGTCCCGGACGGCCCGCTGGTGGCACCTCGCTGGGGAGAGGGCCAGCACACAGCCCCATGCAGCCGCGCACATGTGCCCgctctctgttgccctgcaggagagggaggagctggccaagagATGCGGCCTCACTACCTGGCTGAA GAGACTCTGCGTGCTCTttgtctgcctggagctgctggtcatctgcgtgctgggcgccgtggtgctctatgcctcccagtgcgagcgggagctgctctaccggctgctgctgtggctcttgcccGAGCAGAGCTACGCCCGCCTGGCGTACTTGCTGGCAGAGAGCCTGGCCGTGtgcagcgaggggctgctgcccttctga